The Sinorhizobium fredii USDA 257 region CTGGACGATCGATAGCGGCGATTTTCCGCTCCCTGCCGAATTGCATTTGAGCGCCGCGGCGGCGTCGAAGATCGGAAAGGCCTTCGGCACCAGGACGAGTTTTTTGAACGAGTTCACTGATAATCTCGTCCAGCCGATCCAGCTCCGCGCCGGCGGCCAGCAACTGACCCTCCGCGAGTTCAAGAGCCTTCGCCCCGGCGACATCGTCATGTGCGAGCAAGCGGACGAGCCGTTCGCCGTTCTTGGCAACCACCTCATCGCGCCTCTGCGCCGGAGCGAAGCCGGCCTCGCCTTCGCCTCCGGCTGGCAGCCACTGAAAACAAGTTGGGAATTCTCCGCCATGTCAAAGCAGGAAACGCCTTCGTCCGAAGAGCTCGAACCGCTCGCAGATCTGCCGATCGAGCTCGTCTTCGAGATCGGCCGCGCCGAATTCCCGCTGAAGGAAATCGCCAGGATGGGCGAGGGAACGGTGCTTCAAGCCAGCCCGAGCCTTTCAAGCCCCGTCAATATCCTGGCGAACGGGCGGCTGGTCGGGAAGGGTGAGTTGATCAGGATCGGCGAGGGCCTCGGCGTGCGCGTGGTGCGGCTTTCGACCGATGGGTGAGACGACCACCAATCTCATCCCGATCATCATCATCGTCTCGACGATCGGGCTCATCCCGCTCGCCGTGGTGACGATGACCGGGTTCCTGAAAATCTCGATCGTCCTGTTTCTGATCCGCAACGCGCTCGGCATCCAGCAATCGCCGCCCAATCTGGTGCTTTATGGCGTGGCGCTGATCCTCACCGTCTATGTGACGACGCCGCTCGTCGGTGAAATGTACCGGACGCTCTCGAGCGAACAGGTCGACGTGCAATCGATGGACAGCATGGTGCGGGCGGCCGATCAGCTCAGGGCGCCGCTGCAGGCGCACCTTACCCGCTACACGGATGAGAACGAGCGCCAGTTCTTCCTGCAGGCAACCGAGCGCATCTGGTCGGAGGAAGCGAGAGCCTCGGTGAAGACCGACAGCCTGCTAATTCTCGTTCCCGCCTTCGTCAGTTCGGAGCTGACCCGCGCCTTCGAGATCGGCTTCCTGCTCTACCTGCCGTTCCTGGTGATCGATCTCATCGTCTCGACCGTGCTGATGGCAATGGGGATGATGATGGTCTCGCCGACGCTGATCTCCATTCCGCTGAAGATATTCCTCTTCGTCGCGGTCAACGGCTGGTCGCGGCTGATGCACGGCCTAATCCTGAGCTACGGGTAGCGTCGATGGATCAAACCGCCTTCCTCGCCCAGATGCAGAAAGCGATGCTGACCGTGCTGATCGCCTCGGCCCCGGCGCTTGCCATCGCGATCGTCATCGGCGTCAGCGTCGGTCTCATCCAGGCGCTGACCCAGATCCAGGACCAGACGCTCCCGCAGGCCGTCAAGCTGGTCGCCGTGATGCTGGCCCTGGTCGTTCTCGGACCGGTGCTTGCCGTCCAGGTCGCCAATTTCGCCAGCAACACGCTCGACATCTTTCCGGCCTTGACGCGATAGGGGAGCGGCGTGGACTTCCTCTCCGCCACGTCCTCGCTGTTCGACGTCGTCTACCCAGTGCTCGCCGGCACCGCGATCGCGATGGCTCGCGCCCTCGGCATGATCGTCATCACCCCGGCTTTCGTGCGGCTCGGGCTTACCGGACTGATCCGCTCGGGCGTGGCCATCGCCATCGCCCTGCCGCTGATACCGAGCTTCACGGCGACGCTCGCGGAGGGGCAGAGCTTCTCGACCCTGGTGATGACCGGCCTGATCCTAAAGGAAATCATTCTCGGGCTCATCATCGGCGTGGTGCTCGGCATTCCGTTCTGGGCCGCGGAAGTCGCCGGCGATCTCGTCGACCTGCAACGCGGCTCGACATCGGCGCAGCTCGTCGATCCGCTGCAGGCGACGGAAACCAGCATCGCCGGAACTTTCTTCGTTCTGACGCTGGTCGCCCTATTCTTCAAGTCAGGCGGCTTTTCCCTGCTCGCCGAAACCTATTACCGAAGCTACGAGGTCTGGCCTGTCACTAGTTTCGCACCAAGCCTCGGTTTCGGCGCAGCCGAGGCCGTGCTCGCCATTCTGGACCGGGTCATGCAAATCGGCGTTCTCCTGATTGCGCCGATCGTGCTCGCTCTGCTCATTGCCGATCTGATGCTTGCATACCTGTCACGCATGTCGCCCCAGTTGCATGTCTTCGATCTGTCGCTGGCGATCAAGAACCTGCTCTTCGCGATCCTGATCGTGCTCTATCTCAACTATCTCCTGCAATACATGGTTGCGGAGCTCGCCATCCTGAAAGAGGCCCCGGCAATGCTGCGCGGCCTCCTCGGGACGACGCCTGAATAAGGCTTCGCGCCGGCCCACAAAATCCAGTCCCTGTCATCAAACCATTAAGCAGGCCCGCCATAGTGGCCCGCGCGCGCTGGCGCGCAACCGACCAGCGTCTTGATTTCAGAGACCATTCTTCGCTTTCCGCGCCATTCGCCGGATGTGCACCTCTCGCGCGCCGCATAGAGCCGAGGAGACCCCGCCCATGTCCTATCGCATCGATATCGACGGCAAGAACCGCTACGACGCAAACGGCGGTCGCGCAACGTCCGTCTCCGAAGAGCAGCGGCGCTTCTTCATTGAGCAGATCAACCAGGCCGTGCGCGAGCGGGCCGAGGCCGGTGGGCCGAGGACGATCGATCCTCTTACCGAGAAGGCGATCGTCGTCGAGAAGGGCGACAGTCTTTCGGAGATCGCTGAGGAGAACCATGTCAGCCTGGACGACCTCATGGCCGCCAACCGCATCAAGCTGACGGCGAACTCGGCGGCGATCGACCCCAATGACGTGGTGATCGTGCCGCTCGCCTCGCCCGTGCTTGTCGCGCAAGGCCCGGTGGACGGCAAGGGCGTGCCCAAGGGCGAGGCTGCGTTCATCGATGATCTCTATGGCCGCGGCAACAAGCTCGCCTATGCCGACGACCCTTCGAAGATCGACTATGCCGCCGAAGGCAAGGACATGCAGCGCAACGTCCGAGCCTATCTCGACAACCTGCCCAAGGCGGAGCGACAGGCCGCAGCCCTCAGGCTGATCAACAGCGATTGGCTGGATGCAGGTCCCGCCGGCAATGCCGTCAAGGCGGCGATCGAGGAGCGCGGTCTGAAGACGGACGAAGATTCGGTGATAGCGGACGGGATCTATGATCGAGGCAACCGCATCCAATATTCCGACGACCCGAAGATAGACTATCAGGCGGAAACGGGCGAGATCACCAAGGACGTCAGAAGCTATATCGAGAAGCTACCGGAGAAGGAGCGATCCGAGACGCTGCAGCGCCTCTATGACCGTGACTGGACCGATGCGGCGCCGGCGCAAAAGGCAATTGAAGACGCTGCAAAGGCGCTGAATGTCAGCTTGCGGCCGTCGATCCACGCCGGTGTCGACCTTGAAGCCAAGGCACGCGGCATTATCGACAACGCGAACGCCGCCGGCGGGCCAGACGAGGCGTTCCGCAAGCTCGCTTCGGCCTACAGGTCGGCAACGCCGGAGGTCCAGCTCGTCCTCCTGGGCTCCGAAGATGCGAAGGCCCTAATCGACAAGGCTGCGAACTGGGCATCGAAGCCGCTCGCCGATTATCAGCCAGAGCAGGCTTTGAGCGATCAGGGCGATGCCGCGACGACGATGAGCAATCTCGAGCGGCTGACGGCCGGCGCCGATCCGCGACTGGCCGTGGATCTCGTTTCCTCTGCCATGCCGACCATCGAAGCCGCAAACACGAGGAAGCAGGAAAAGATCGGCGGCGATCTGATCGGAATGAACGCCCAGGCGAACATGATGGCGATCATCGACCGCATCGGCGACAGTCCGGGTGCCGATCAGATCGTCGAGCGCTTTGCCGAGATCGGTGGCTACCACCCGAACTCCGTCCCTGTGGCGATCAGCAACGGCTCCCGCCTCGACTATCCGATCGCTGTCGGCGCCAAGAGTGCGGCGGCCTCACCCGACTTCGTCGTCGAGAACATCGTTCCAAACGTCAAGCAATATGCCTCGGCCAAGGTCAACCAGGACGTCATCGCCTATTCGGCGCATATGCAGGAGCTTCAGTGGCTGGTTTCCAACCACGGAGGGACAATGACCCGCGAGCAGCTCACCAAGGCGGTCGAAGACTACAAGAAGGAAAAAGGCCCAGAATGGGCCAAAACGGAGCAGCGCCTGGAAGACAACATCGCCGCGAGCGGCGAAAAATTGCTGCATCAACTGACGGCGCTCGGCAATCTACCGCCGGAACTGGCCTCACAGCAGCAAGCCGTCAACGACGAGATCGGCAAGATCCTGTCGGACGAAAAGACTGCGATGGCCATCGAGATCGCCATGAAGAAGGATCCAGCACTCATAGACAATCCGGCCGTTCTGAACCTGATGGGCTACCAAGCCCGCCTGACCGACCGGGGCAGAAAGCTCGCCGAAGAGGCAACAACCCAGATCATCCGCCACAAGGTCCTGCCGTCGTTCACCGAGCTGCAGTCCGGCGGCCCGGCAGCCCTCGGCAAAGCCAGGGCCAGCCTAGAGGAGCTTAAGGACGGCAAACTCTCGCAGATGCTCGGCATTCCCAAGGCCGACATGGATCGGGCGATCGACGCAGTCGGCAAGTCCTTGCCCGAACCGGGCGAGACGGTCGAGCAATCCCGAGCAAAGATGGCCACCATCAACGGCGATCTGAACGATCTCAAGAGTTCTAGCGGCGTCAGGTCCTTCGCCAACACGACCGGACCGGGTCAGATGCTCCGCCTGATCGGCGTTGCGGCCACCGGAGCGAGCATTTCAAATTCGGCGACCGTGGCGCAGAACAACCCCACGCTCAGAAACAATCTGAAAGTGGTGATCGATGCGGTCGGGCTCGGCCAGCGAACGGTGGAGATACTCGGCGGAATGGACCACCTCAACGCCGACTCCGCCGCCGTCAAGCATTTCGGCAGCAGCAGCCGGCCGGCCGTCAAGTTTCTCGGCGCGCTGAGCGGCGGCTTCGATGCCTGGGTCGCCTTCGACTACTTCAAGGCCGGCGACCCGCTGATGGCCAGCCTTTCGGCCGCGGCGGCGGGTGGAACCATCATGGCGGCGCTCGGAACCGGTACGATGTTCGGCCCGGCCGGGCTCGTCATCGTCGGCGCCGCGGTGATCGGCCAGATGATCGTTACCAACACGCGCGATTCGAACAAATACATGACCGACACCTCAAAGCGTTTCCTCGCCCATTCCGACCTCAACGAAACCGCCGCCGGCGCGCTCGTCGACCAGAGCGGCGATGGCCATAGCCCGGTGCCGATCCTCGCCAGATACGCGGAACTCAAGGGCTATCGTCTCGACCAGCCGGCCGACCGCCAGCAGTTCATCGACTGGCTGAACGGCCTTCCGAAGGAAGGGCTGGAGACGTTGCGCGACAATCTGCACCATACGCTCGATGCGTTCGGCGGCGACCGGGCGAAATTGGCTGCGAGCGCCGGTTCGGACGAAAGCTACACGGACACGACACGTCTGAACGAGCGCTATGTCAGCGGGCAGGTCTATATACCGAGCCTCGCCGACAAAATCAGAAACGGCGATGCCGCTCCTGCGTCGGCAAAACAGATCGATGTGGTCCTCGCAGAATTGGGAATTGGAATTCCGGTGGCCTGAAGTCTCGTTTCTTTGGATCGAGGGGCGCCGTCAGGCTGGACGGCGCCCCTTGGGACAATATGGCGGTCACTGCAAATACAAAAAGCATCAACTCGTCAGAACGAGATTTTCGCGAGTCCATTCGGCCAATTCCGGAATAGTGCGGGGGCGACCAAGTGATGGATCCCGGTAAATCGTTTCGCCATCGGGCAACTCCAAATTCTCCAGCCGCTTGGGAGCCGTCGTCGGATAGGTACCATTTTTATCCGGTTTGGTTTCGTGAACGCCCGCCACGAATTCTCTTAGCTTCGCCATGTCCTTGGTCGCTCGCAGACTTTCGGTAAGGGCCTCGGGCGTCATTCCCAGTTCCTTGGCGAGAGGCTCGATGACGGAACCGACACTGTTTCCATCCTCGTCGTGATTGGAAAGTAACTTCGCCGCTTCCTGTTCGAATCCGGCCTTAATGAGGAATTTCTCGGTCGGGCCTTCGTAGTAACTTGCGATCTTGCTTCTGCGGTAATCGTTATAGATAGCCTCGCCGATGATGCCGACAGCCGCGAGGCCAGCCCCCCACAAACCGGCCTTCGGTGACTTCATCAGCGAGAGGAACGTTCCGACGGTGGTTGTCGCAGCGAATGCCGAGTTTGCCCATTTGCCCTTCGCCGCATAATCGAGAGTATAGGCAACCATCAACGCTCCGCCGGCGCGGTCAAAATACTTAGAGAACCATCCCCACTTCGAGGTGCCGCCGACTTCGGCAAATCGCGTGGCCCGGTCGAGGAAGCCGCCCTTTGCGACGGTGCCACGTTCGATCAGCGAACGAACGCCGCCGGCGGACAGTTGAGCTGCCTCCTGCGCGATCCCGGCCGTCAGCCAGACGCCGAACGACTGGGTGAGGAGGCCAGGTGTGGCGAAATTGTCCTTCGCGCTCCCCAGATAGAGGAGACCCTGAACCGCGGCCAATCCCTTGCCGAAGCCGGACGTCGTGGTTATGCCGGCGCGGGGATCGAATTTCGATCCATCGAACGCCTTGCTGAGACTTTCGATTGCAGCCTTGCGCGCCTTCGGGTCGGTTGAGGCGTTGGGCCCGTGGAGAAGCAGGGATGCGCTTTGTGCCAGCTTCGGATCGTACTGACCGGGACTCATGCGCTTAGCCGTTTCGATGCTGCCTGGAGTCGGTGGCTTGTAGGCCTTGTTGCCGCCAAGGGCCTCATAGGCAGCCACTGTTCTGTGCATGCCGATGATAGCCCGACCGGACCAGTACAAGGTGGGGGCGGCGGGAACCGCTTCAGTCTCTGGCTTCGCGGTTGCCTCGATGTAAGCCTTGCCCATTTCCGTCCAGGCCTGTTCGCTATTGCTCACCGCGAACCGACTTTTCTCGTCCTGTTCCAGATGGTTGGTGGCCTGCTTGTAGCGATTGAAGCCATCGAGCCCTTTCAGGTCTTTCAGACTCCCTTCGGCCTCGTGGAGCGCACTGAGGGTGCGGAATATCCGCGCACCCTGGTCGTCCATCTTGTCTTTGCTGCCCCTGTTATTGGCAATCGAATCGTCGAGCCCATCGGTCAACTGCTTGGCAGAGAGCGACGATTTCCAGTCATTGGCGACAACGAGGTGATCCTTGGCGAATTCGCCAACGGCATTCTGACTGTTCTTGGTCAGGTCATCCGTGCCTTTGATCACAGCATCGAAGACGGCATTGGCGCCGCTGAGATTGCCGGATTTGTTGAGCTCCTTGACCACCGCGAGACTCAAGGTCGGGTCGTTGCCGCCCGCGATGGCCTTGCGGAATGGGTCGCCAGCGGCCTGCGGGTCCGCAGGTTTGATCTCCGGGTAGGGAATACCGATTTCCTTGCCGATCTTCTTCTTGTCTTCGAGCGAGAAGGTTCTTGCCTTTTCGGGAAGCTTGGCTTCCCAATCCGAAAACGTCTTGTCGGTCGTGTCCTTTACGGCTTTGGCAATCGACTTTGCGCTGTCATCGATGATCTTGGCGCCGCCAGGAGCCTTCGAGATCCTACCGAGGGCTTCGGAATAATGCGCGATCGTATCGTGCTGCGCCATGTTCCGCGACAGGTTGACTTCCTGGTTAACGTAGCGGCCGGCCAGACTGTCGGGAAGTGCACCTGAATTGATCGCCGTTTGCTGACCGATCGTCTGCTGGATGACATCCAGCACCTTTGTGTCCTTCGTCCCAAACGCCTCGGTCGGTTGATTTGCTTGCTGGACAATCAGAACCGCCGTTTCGTCGGTGACGTTCTTGGTCACTTCGTCGAGCACCTTGGCAGCTCGGGCCGCACCGTCCTCTTTCTTGAACTGTGTGGCGTCCTCGCCATCGAAGCCCTTGAAATCGTTCTTGCCTTCGCGGAAAGCATCCTGCACACGTTTGGCCGGTCGGTTGACCAGAACCTCTCGTCCGCTGGCATCGAGCGCCTCGAGAAAGCCCTTGTCCGTCGGACCAAAGGCTTTCAACGTTTCCCGGGCACTGTTGATCGCAGCTTCGCCGCCATCGGGTGCATTCTTGGCAAGTTTTTCGAACTGACCGGTAAGTTCGGTTTGGACCTTCTGCCATTCTGCAGGGTTTTGCTGCGCTGCCGTCACCAGCTTGCTGATCGGCTCGAAAACAGCATTCAGATTAGTCTCCACAGATTTCCGCTCGCCCTGCACGAGCTTCTTGTATGCGTCCGTGTCAGGGCCGAGCGCAATGAGGTCCGCCTCTCGTTGATCGAGGGAGGCCTTGAGCTTCTCGGGCGTGTAGGCCTGGTTCTTGCCGGCCGATTGAAGGTCCGTCTCGATCGCGAGCGTCAGCGCCTTGGTCTTCTCGTCTTTATCAGCCGGGCTCGAAGCCTTGTCGATGTCCGCATGCAGATCCTTGATGGTCTCAAGGCTCGTGCGCCGCTCTTCACTCAATATCCGCAACGACTCGCCTTCGCTAATGACGTCCGGGTTACGGATGGCTGGATTCGTCAGCAGGATATCGGGGATGCTCTGCTCGTAGAGCGGCGCAATACCCGTAAGCGTTTCGTCCCTCTTGATCTTGTGATCGACGCGACCGTCCTGCTCTTTCTCAGGATTGCCCTGCGGCACCAATGGCTTTTTGGCTTTCTGTACGGCGTCTGAAAACTGGCTCGCCTTTGGATCATGCAGGGCAGCCGTATTGCGATGAAACGATGTGCGCAAAAGACGATTGAAGTCGAAAATGCCCATGCTGTCACCTCCCGCAACTGTCACAAAAGCGTCGCAGGTTTATCAAACGCTCGCACCAGTGGCAAATGGCATTGTAGATGCTGGAAGATTTTTTAAGAACTACCCGCCTCACTTGGGCATTTTCTGCAGTCATTCTTATAACGAAAATTAGGTAATGCTGATCGTCCGTGAGACAATTTTGTACGCTCCGCAGCCGTGCACGCATCTCTATTATTTCATTACTTTACGTAGTTTACTAAAAGAGCTAATTTGAATATATATGATGCTGCGCTTTTAAGCATGTGGTGCTCAGGACGATGACGTCCCTTGGCCCTGTCTCCTGCCAAACCCAATTGCAGGTGCGGCGCCGGGCGAGCCAGGCTGAGCCTGCACGCGACGGAAAATCGTCAGGGCAATTTCCTTCAATAACCACGGTTGGCTTTGTCATACCTTCCAGGCGGCTGGGACCACGCTTGAGGAAGACCGTGACACGCTGCGCATTCATCATCGACCACGCCCTGCCCCGAGGCCTGATCGCCAACACCGCCGCCATATTGGCCATGACTCTCGGCAAGGAGCGGCCGGATTTGATCGGCCATGCCGTCCACGATGCCGACGGTAACTGTCATCAAGGGATCACCACCATCGTCATGCCCATCCTGATGTCTAACGTCGACGGCCTGAGGGAGCTGAGGCGGCGGGCGGTATCGCAGGAAACATCGGGATTGGCTGTGATCGACGTGACCGAGACGGCGCAGCGCGCCAAGAGCTATCAGGCCTATGAGCACGGCATCGGCGAAATGCGGCATGATCACCTGCGCTATCTCGGCCTTTGCCTTCACGGTCCCGAGAAGCTGGTCCGCTCGCTGACCGGCGACCTGCCGCTGATGAAATAGAGGCACCCATGTCGCTGGCACACTATCTTTCGATGGGCTCCTTCGCGCTTGCCGCCTCCATCTCGCCGGGACCGGTCAACATCGTCGCCCTGACCACCGGCCTTCGCCATGGCTTTCGCGCCAGCATGGGCCACGTGACCGGCGCGACGGTCGGCTTCACAGCGC contains the following coding sequences:
- the sctQ gene encoding type III secretion system cytoplasmic ring protein SctQ, translating into MRLSTQTPPAADIRSLTEDPSWLPEVAAAQIDLTNMLLSIRGAFRLSLPSVHIDLEPGDSTRRVMDPVQLAFLIGASPGRWLIPASALDRLSAHLGVRGSLVNFTALQRNILLEEALAPVLEELDKRIGEPLRLEPPDEAADYAIKLPWTIDSGDFPLPAELHLSAAAASKIGKAFGTRTSFLNEFTDNLVQPIQLRAGGQQLTLREFKSLRPGDIVMCEQADEPFAVLGNHLIAPLRRSEAGLAFASGWQPLKTSWEFSAMSKQETPSSEELEPLADLPIELVFEIGRAEFPLKEIARMGEGTVLQASPSLSSPVNILANGRLVGKGELIRIGEGLGVRVVRLSTDG
- the sctR gene encoding type III secretion system export apparatus subunit SctR gives rise to the protein MGETTTNLIPIIIIVSTIGLIPLAVVTMTGFLKISIVLFLIRNALGIQQSPPNLVLYGVALILTVYVTTPLVGEMYRTLSSEQVDVQSMDSMVRAADQLRAPLQAHLTRYTDENERQFFLQATERIWSEEARASVKTDSLLILVPAFVSSELTRAFEIGFLLYLPFLVIDLIVSTVLMAMGMMMVSPTLISIPLKIFLFVAVNGWSRLMHGLILSYG
- a CDS encoding EscS/YscS/HrcS family type III secretion system export apparatus protein, producing MDQTAFLAQMQKAMLTVLIASAPALAIAIVIGVSVGLIQALTQIQDQTLPQAVKLVAVMLALVVLGPVLAVQVANFASNTLDIFPALTR
- the sctT gene encoding type III secretion system export apparatus subunit SctT, which produces MDFLSATSSLFDVVYPVLAGTAIAMARALGMIVITPAFVRLGLTGLIRSGVAIAIALPLIPSFTATLAEGQSFSTLVMTGLILKEIILGLIIGVVLGIPFWAAEVAGDLVDLQRGSTSAQLVDPLQATETSIAGTFFVLTLVALFFKSGGFSLLAETYYRSYEVWPVTSFAPSLGFGAAEAVLAILDRVMQIGVLLIAPIVLALLIADLMLAYLSRMSPQLHVFDLSLAIKNLLFAILIVLYLNYLLQYMVAELAILKEAPAMLRGLLGTTPE
- a CDS encoding LysM peptidoglycan-binding domain-containing protein; the encoded protein is MSYRIDIDGKNRYDANGGRATSVSEEQRRFFIEQINQAVRERAEAGGPRTIDPLTEKAIVVEKGDSLSEIAEENHVSLDDLMAANRIKLTANSAAIDPNDVVIVPLASPVLVAQGPVDGKGVPKGEAAFIDDLYGRGNKLAYADDPSKIDYAAEGKDMQRNVRAYLDNLPKAERQAAALRLINSDWLDAGPAGNAVKAAIEERGLKTDEDSVIADGIYDRGNRIQYSDDPKIDYQAETGEITKDVRSYIEKLPEKERSETLQRLYDRDWTDAAPAQKAIEDAAKALNVSLRPSIHAGVDLEAKARGIIDNANAAGGPDEAFRKLASAYRSATPEVQLVLLGSEDAKALIDKAANWASKPLADYQPEQALSDQGDAATTMSNLERLTAGADPRLAVDLVSSAMPTIEAANTRKQEKIGGDLIGMNAQANMMAIIDRIGDSPGADQIVERFAEIGGYHPNSVPVAISNGSRLDYPIAVGAKSAAASPDFVVENIVPNVKQYASAKVNQDVIAYSAHMQELQWLVSNHGGTMTREQLTKAVEDYKKEKGPEWAKTEQRLEDNIAASGEKLLHQLTALGNLPPELASQQQAVNDEIGKILSDEKTAMAIEIAMKKDPALIDNPAVLNLMGYQARLTDRGRKLAEEATTQIIRHKVLPSFTELQSGGPAALGKARASLEELKDGKLSQMLGIPKADMDRAIDAVGKSLPEPGETVEQSRAKMATINGDLNDLKSSSGVRSFANTTGPGQMLRLIGVAATGASISNSATVAQNNPTLRNNLKVVIDAVGLGQRTVEILGGMDHLNADSAAVKHFGSSSRPAVKFLGALSGGFDAWVAFDYFKAGDPLMASLSAAAAGGTIMAALGTGTMFGPAGLVIVGAAVIGQMIVTNTRDSNKYMTDTSKRFLAHSDLNETAAGALVDQSGDGHSPVPILARYAELKGYRLDQPADRQQFIDWLNGLPKEGLETLRDNLHHTLDAFGGDRAKLAASAGSDESYTDTTRLNERYVSGQVYIPSLADKIRNGDAAPASAKQIDVVLAELGIGIPVA
- a CDS encoding LysM peptidoglycan-binding domain-containing protein — translated: MGIFDFNRLLRTSFHRNTAALHDPKASQFSDAVQKAKKPLVPQGNPEKEQDGRVDHKIKRDETLTGIAPLYEQSIPDILLTNPAIRNPDVISEGESLRILSEERRTSLETIKDLHADIDKASSPADKDEKTKALTLAIETDLQSAGKNQAYTPEKLKASLDQREADLIALGPDTDAYKKLVQGERKSVETNLNAVFEPISKLVTAAQQNPAEWQKVQTELTGQFEKLAKNAPDGGEAAINSARETLKAFGPTDKGFLEALDASGREVLVNRPAKRVQDAFREGKNDFKGFDGEDATQFKKEDGAARAAKVLDEVTKNVTDETAVLIVQQANQPTEAFGTKDTKVLDVIQQTIGQQTAINSGALPDSLAGRYVNQEVNLSRNMAQHDTIAHYSEALGRISKAPGGAKIIDDSAKSIAKAVKDTTDKTFSDWEAKLPEKARTFSLEDKKKIGKEIGIPYPEIKPADPQAAGDPFRKAIAGGNDPTLSLAVVKELNKSGNLSGANAVFDAVIKGTDDLTKNSQNAVGEFAKDHLVVANDWKSSLSAKQLTDGLDDSIANNRGSKDKMDDQGARIFRTLSALHEAEGSLKDLKGLDGFNRYKQATNHLEQDEKSRFAVSNSEQAWTEMGKAYIEATAKPETEAVPAAPTLYWSGRAIIGMHRTVAAYEALGGNKAYKPPTPGSIETAKRMSPGQYDPKLAQSASLLLHGPNASTDPKARKAAIESLSKAFDGSKFDPRAGITTTSGFGKGLAAVQGLLYLGSAKDNFATPGLLTQSFGVWLTAGIAQEAAQLSAGGVRSLIERGTVAKGGFLDRATRFAEVGGTSKWGWFSKYFDRAGGALMVAYTLDYAAKGKWANSAFAATTTVGTFLSLMKSPKAGLWGAGLAAVGIIGEAIYNDYRRSKIASYYEGPTEKFLIKAGFEQEAAKLLSNHDEDGNSVGSVIEPLAKELGMTPEALTESLRATKDMAKLREFVAGVHETKPDKNGTYPTTAPKRLENLELPDGETIYRDPSLGRPRTIPELAEWTRENLVLTS
- a CDS encoding DUF2000 domain-containing protein; its protein translation is MTRCAFIIDHALPRGLIANTAAILAMTLGKERPDLIGHAVHDADGNCHQGITTIVMPILMSNVDGLRELRRRAVSQETSGLAVIDVTETAQRAKSYQAYEHGIGEMRHDHLRYLGLCLHGPEKLVRSLTGDLPLMK